One Brassica oleracea var. oleracea cultivar TO1000 chromosome C7, BOL, whole genome shotgun sequence genomic window carries:
- the LOC106303760 gene encoding RING-H2 finger protein ATL54-like produces MTVLHRSLSDDMTNNTACESLTDCIEDLRESGSCSSTCLNYCLSICKIVSDPPPVIHRDLDHKIKKIIIITASSLITTLFLLTLLVLCFKWYNRRRRSTALSRSIEEARTRDFDGQSPAMIDHPVWHIRTIGLNPAVISSIKVCKYSKRDGVVEGTDCSVCLSEFEEEEMLRLLPKCRHAFHLSCIDTWLRSHTNCPLCRAPIVNDDDGDDIEETLVSINGDIDEETERDDEVEADGFLGIDIRDGEADKSQQRVRRSVSLDSMSGLRVSEVVVVAGRGKEKMKRGNVVGTSIVDRSSFLKRSISDIGK; encoded by the coding sequence ATGACCGTCCTTCACAGATCTCTGTCGGATGATATGACAAACAACACGGCCTGTGAATCGTTGACGGATTGCATCGAAGACTTGAGGGAATCAGGATCTTGTTCATCCACTTGTCTTAACTACTGTCTTTCCATCTGCAAGATCGTCTCTGATCCGCCTCCAGTGATTCACCGCGACCTTGACCATAAAATAAAGAAGATCATAATCATCACGGCTTCCTCTCTCATCACAACTCTGTTTCTCCTTACTTTACTCGTTCTCTGTTTCAAGTGGTACAACAGGAGGAGAAGATCAACAGCGTTATCAAGAAGCATAGAGGAAGCTAGGACTCGGGATTTTGATGGACAATCACCTGCAATGATCGATCATCCGGTTTGGCATATCAGAACCATTGGCTTGAATCCAGCGGTTATAAGTTCGATCAAAGTGTGTAAGTATAGTAAAAGAGATGGTGTTGTCGAAGGAACTGATTGTTCTGTTTGTTTAAGTGAGTTCGAAGAAGAAGAGATGCTTAGATTGTTACCAAAGTGTAGACATGCTTTTCATCTTTCTTGTATTGATACTTGGCTTAGATCACACACCAATTGTCCCCTTTGTCGTGCTCCTATTGTAAATGATGATGATGGGGACGATATAGAGGAGACCCTTGTGAGTATCAATGGAGATATCGATGAAGAAACTGAGAGGGATGACGAGGTTGAAGCTGATGGTTTTCTTGGTATAGATATTAGAGATGGTGAAGCAGATAAGTCACAGCAGCGAGTGAGACGATCAGTGTCGTTGGATTCGATGTCAGGTTTAAGGGTAAGTGAAGTTGTTGTTGTTGCTGGTAGAGGGAAAGAGAAGATGAAGAGAGGCAATGTTGTTGGAACTTCTATTGTTGATAGGTCAAGTTTCTTGAAGAGGTCCATCTCTGACATTGGTAAGTAG
- the LOC106304130 gene encoding beta carbonic anhydrase 5, chloroplastic-like, producing the protein MLLRCFVPCCPIFEIPNFPLMASHFSISYDPSSSTSLLSLHTQQTIFRSSDKVNEFERTQLRIPALFRGKAANLQTMASGNTPGLTQEANNCTYEAIVYGENNTDVFYDMKQRFLAFKKLKYMDNLEHFKKLADAQAPKFLVIACADSRVCPSAVLGFQPGEAFTVRNIANLVPSYESGPTETKAALQFSVNTLEVENILVIGHSRCGGIQALMSMEGEGDSRSFIHEWVIVGKKAKESTKAVASNLHFDHQCQHCEKTSINHSLERLLGYPWIEERVRKGSLSLHGGYYDFVNCTFEKWTVDYGSKKEGSGIAVKNQSVW; encoded by the exons ATGCTCTTGAGATGCTTTGTCCCTTGTTGTCCAATATTCGAAATACCAAACTTTCCATTAATGGCATCGCACTTCTCCATCTCCTATGATCCTTCTTCCTCCACGTCTCTCCTTTCTCTACATACTCAACAAACG ATCTTCCGCTCCAGTGACAAAGTAAACGAATTTGAGAGAACCCAATTGAGAATTCCCGCTCTTTTCAG AGGAAAAGCTGCCAACTTGCAAACGATGGCATCAGGAAATACACCTGGACTGACTCAGGAAGCTAATAACTGCACTTATGAGGCTATAGTTTATGGAGAAAACAACACTGACGTATTCTACGACATGAAACAGCGGTTCCTCGCCTTCAAGAAGCTTAAGTACAT GGATAACTTAGAGCACTTCAAGAAGCTTGCAGATGCTCAAGCTCCAAAG TTTCTGGTGATTGCTTGTGCAGATTCTAGGGTTTGTCCTTCCGCCGTCCTTGGATTTCAACCGGGTGAAGCATTCACTGTTCGTAACATTGCAAATTTAGTACCTTCCTATGAG TCTGGACCTACTGAAACGAAAGCTGCGCTCCAGTTCTCTGTGAATACTCTTGAA GTGGAGAACATATTAGTCATTGGTCATAGCCGCTGTGGAGGAATTCAAGCTTTAATGAGCATGGAAGGTGAAGGAGACTCCAG AAGTTTCATACATGAGTGGGTAATTGTGGGGAAAAAGGCAAAGGAGAGCACAAAAGCAGTTGCTTCAAACCTCCATTTTGATCATCAGTGTCAACACTGTGAAAAG ACGTCCATAAACCATTCATTAGAAAGGCTGCTTGGTTATCCGTGGATAGAAGAGAGAGTAAGGAAAGGATCACTGTCACTCCATGGTGGTTACTATGACTTTGTCAACTGTACGTTTGAGAAATGGACCGTCGATTATGGAAGCAAGAAAGAAGGCAGTGGGATTGCTGTTAAAAACCAATCAGTTTGGTGA
- the LOC106303451 gene encoding uncharacterized protein LOC106303451, producing the protein MTSKPTVWQRLVTCLSSLKSYLKVLCLVVTVFVLLQICSFQITKHSLSLPPSLFTYLKHQPEQASDNKTAYLVEKLRESVTFLPLKDYRFSNKPLEGHTWFMSSLLDNQTKGEAQYQEFPSDSSKGKLLCLKGIDKHDGSWNYYALALPEAIPTNAVLQKGLTFVSYNQYDYYNLWHGLSTMVPFVSWSLRNRCERPQKWVLYHWGELRFEMGHWLSEILRATYNQEPEFTRFIDQDNPVCFEKAVVMRHDQAGMSRERRMEAFDHIRRKARSYCNITSSKPRIGMTLLLRTGARAFRNETVVINVFRRECKRVNGCELNVSYSDNLTFCQQVELMKKTDVLVSPHGAQLTNLFLMDRNSSVMEFFPKGWLKLAGVGQRVFQWGANWSGMRHEGTWHDPVGETCEFLDTDRRCMSVYKNAMIGHNETYFGEWARRVLDKVNNRMKQNITEHNHSYDSLDECRC; encoded by the coding sequence ATGACGAGTAAACCTACTGTTTGGCAAAGGCTAGTTACTTGCTTATCCTCCCTGAAGTCCTACTTGAAAGTATTGTGCCTCGTGGTCACTGTTTTTGTTCTTCTCCAAATCTGTTCATTTCAAATCACTAAACACTCACTTTCACTCCCACCTTCACTCTTTACGTATCTGAAACACCAACCAGAACAAGCATCTGACAACAAGACTGCTTACTTGGTGGAAAAGCTACGTGAGTCAGTGACATTCCTTCCACTCAAGGACTACCGCTTCTCAAACAAACCACTCGAAGGTCACACTTGGTTCATGAGCTCTCTCCTTGATAACCAAACAAAAGGCGAGGCTCAGTACCAAGAGTTTCCTTCAGATTCTTCCAAAGGAAAGCTTCTATGCTTGAAAGGTATCGACAAACATGATGGATCATGGAACTACTACGCGTTGGCTTTGCCTGAAGCTATTCCAACCAACGCCGTTCTTCAGAAGGGTTTGACTTTTGTTTCTTATAACCAATACGATTACTACAACTTGTGGCATGGACTATCCACCATGGTTCCATTCGTTTCTTGGAGCTTAAGAAACCGATGCGAAAGGCCTCAAAAATGGGTTTTATACCACTGGGGAGAGCTAAGGTTTGAGATGGGGCATTGGTTAAGCGAAATACTCAGAGCTACTTACAATCAAGAACCGGAATTCACACGGTTTATCGATCAAGATAACCCGGTTTGCTTCGAGAAGGCGGTTGTTATGAGACATGATCAAGCTGGAATGTCAAGGGAGAGAAGAATGGAGGCTTTTGATCACATTAGACGCAAAGCGAGAAGCTACTGTAACATCACCTCATCAAAACCTCGAATCGGTATGACACTGCTATTGAGAACCGGAGCAAGAGCTTTCAGAAACGAAACAGTGGTGATCAATGTCTTTAGGAGAGAGTGCAAGAGAGTAAACGGATGTGAACTAAACGTTTCTTACTCGGACAATCTAACGTTTTGTCAGCAAGTGGAGCTGATGAAGAAGACCGATGTGTTGGTATCACCGCACGGTGCACAGCTCACTAACTTGTTTCTAATGGATAGAAACAGTAGCGTGATGGAGTTTTTCCCCAAAGGGTGGCTTAAGCTTGCTGGAGTGGGACAGCGCGTGTTCCAATGGGGAGCTAACTGGTCAGGGATGAGACACGAAGGTACATGGCATGATCCTGTTGGAGAAACATGTGAGTTTCTTGATACGGACAGGCGATGTATGTCGGTGTATAAGAACGCTATGATCGGACACAATGAGACTTATTTTGGCGAGTGGGCGAGAAGGGTTTTGGACAAGGTTAACAACAGAATGAAGCAGAATATCACAGAACACAACCATAGTTATGATTCGTTAGATGAATGTCGGTGTTAA
- the LOC106305021 gene encoding uncharacterized PE-PGRS family protein PE_PGRS54-like yields the protein MKYLIIQGLDLVVVGGGENIGMDGKLIGREGIVVGNEGKVGIGIGGIEVGIVGRVVCGNVDGNGGIEVGMVGRVGCGNVDGNGGIEVGIVGRVGCGNVDGNGGIEVGIVGRVGCGKVDGNGGNPVGIGIFGI from the coding sequence ATGAAGTATTTAATTATTCAAGGACTCGATTTAGTTGTAGTAGGCGGAGGAGAGAACATTGGAATGGATGGGAAATTGATTGGGAGAGAAGGAATCGTTGTGGGGAATGAAGGTAAAGTTGGCATTGGAATAGGAGGGATTGAAGTGGGAATTGTGGGAAGAGTTGTTTGTGGCAATGTTGATGGCAACGGAGGGATTGAAGTGGGAATGGTGGGAAGAGTTGGTTGTGGCAATGTTGATGGAAATGGAGGAATTGAAGTGGGAATTGTGGGAAGAGTTGGTTGTGGCAATGTTGATGGAAATGGAGGAATTGAAGTGGGAATTGTGGGAAGAGTTGGTTGTGGCAAGGTGGATGGCAATGGAGGTAATCCCGTTGGGATAGGCATATTTGGAATTTGA
- the LOC106304472 gene encoding 4-substituted benzoates-glutamate ligase GH3.12-like isoform X1, with protein MINLTEEDAGLAVLEKLTSNVKQIQDAVLKEILTCDANTEYLRSFLRGSSDKELFKKNVPVGTYEDFKPYIERVVNGEPSEIISGKPITGFILTSGTSGGKQKLIPLNNKYLENARLLFDLRYLVLSKHVDGHNEGKGLHLIFLKPASKTPSGLPASYATTHFMKSDYYVKNLPSYWDTSSTSPTEIKFCPDNKQSLYCHLLCGLVLRDEVTRVSANFASILVQGITFLENFWKEMCSNIRSGQLSYWITDNCKDSVSMILGGPNPQLADIIEDICNQKSWKGIIPQLWPKTKYIECIVTGQMAQHVPLLEFYVNDLPLVSPNYASSEAMFGVNLNPLCKPQDVSYTFLPNMSYFEFIPVGEGNDTIVDLVNVKLGRYYELVVTNYAGLHRYRVGDVLQVTGFYNSVPQFKFIRRQNVVLSVYLEATTEEDLLKGVTHATQVLKSSDIMLRDFTCYPHVSDVPGHYVLYWELKGNNEDGISELNTNMLVECCSVVEESLGALYKKYRSKEGSIGPLEIRVVQQGSFDALMEYFISQGASLAQYKTPRCIKSSEALQVLENRVLARFFSEKLP; from the exons ATGATTAACCTCACGGAAGAAGATGCTGGCTTAGCTGTGCTAGAGAAGTTGACGTCCAACGTGAAGCAAATACAAGATGCGGTACTGAAAGAGATACTAACATGTGATGCCAACACGGAATACCTTCGGAGTTTTCTCCGTGGGAGTTCAGATAAAGAGCTTTTTAAGAAGAATGTTCCGGTAGGAACCTATGAAGATTTTAAGCCATACATTGAGCGTGTCGTGAATGGCGAGCCATCAGAGATCATTTCGGGCAAGCCTATTACTGGATTCATACTAAC GTCTGGAACTTCAGGCGGAAAACAGAAGTTGATACCTTTGAATAACAAGTACTTGGAGAACGCTAGATTATTATTTGATCTTCGATACCTCGTATTATCCAA GCATGTCGATGGTCACAACGAAGGAAAAGGGCTGCATCTCATCTTCCTTAAACCAGCTTCCAAAACTCCATCTGGTTTGCCAGCTTCATATGCTACTACACATTTCATGAAAAGCGATTACTATGTGAAGAACCTACCATCATATTGGGATACTTCGAGCACAAGTCCCACTGAAATCAAATTTTGTCCTGACAATAAACAAAGTCTATACTGTCATCTCCTTTGTGGTCTTGTCCTGAGAGATGAAGTTACAAGAGTAAGTGCTAACTTTGCTTCTATCTTGGTTCAAGGAATCACTTTTCTTGAAAACTTTTGGAAAGAAATGTGTAGTAACATACGATCAGGTCAGCTTAGTTATTGGATCACTGATAACTGCAAGGACTCTGTTTCCATGATACTTGGAGGGCCTAATCCTCAACTGGCAGATATAATAGAAGACATATGCAACCAGAAGTCATGGAAAGGTATTATTCCACAGCTTTGGCCCAAAACCAAATATATCGAATGCATTGTTACAGGACAGATGGCTCAACATGTTCCATTATTGGAGTTTTATGTAAATGATCTACCTCTCGTTTCCCCAAACTATGCTTCTTCTGAAGCCATGTTTGGGGTAAATTTGAATCCTCTATGCAAACCACAAGATGTCTCCTACACATTTCTACCCAATATGTCATACTTTGAGTTTATACCGGTTGGTGAAGGAAACGACACAATTGTTGATCTTGTGAACGTAAAGTTAGGTCGCTACTATGAACTTGTAGTCACTAATTATGCTG GTTTACATCGTTATAGAGTGGGTG ACGTTCTACAAGTGACTGGATTTTACAATAGTGTACCACAATTTAAATTTATTCGAAGACAAAACGTGGTCCTAAGTGTTTATTTGGAGGCAACAACAGAAGAAGACCTTTTAAAAGGAGTGACTCATGCAACACAAGTACTTAAATCTTCAGATATAATGTTAAGGGATTTCACATGCTATCCTCATGTCTCCGACGTTCCAGGTCACTATGTTCTCTACTGGGAACTCAAAGGCAACAACGAGGATGGCATTAGTGAGCTTAACACCAATATGTTGGTGGAATGTTGCTCAGTAGTAGAGGAATCACTTGGTGCTCTTTACAAGAAATATCGGAGCAAGGAAGGATCTATTGGACCTTTAGAGATACGGGTGGTTCAACAAGGAAGTTTTGACGCTCTCATGGAATATTTCATTTCTCAAGGTGCTTCTCTAGCTCAATACAAAACACCTAGATGCATAAAATCTTCTGAGGCCTTACAAGTTCTTGAAAACAGGGTTCTTGCTCGTTTTTTCAGTGAGAAATTACCTTAA
- the LOC106304472 gene encoding 4-substituted benzoates-glutamate ligase GH3.12-like isoform X2 encodes MINLTEEDAGLAVLEKLTSNVKQIQDAVLKEILTCDANTEYLRSFLRGSSDKELFKKNVPVGTYEDFKPYIERVVNGEPSEIISGKPITGFILTSGTSGGKQKLIPLNNKYLENARLLFDLRYLVLSKHVDGHNEGKGLHLIFLKPASKTPSGLPASYATTHFMKSDYYVKNLPSYWDTSSTSPTEIKFCPDNKQSLYCHLLCGLVLRDEVTRVSANFASILVQGITFLENFWKEMCSNIRSGQLSYWITDNCKDSVSMILGGPNPQLADIIEDICNQKSWKGIIPQLWPKTKYIECIVTGQMAQHVPLLEFYVNDLPLVSPNYASSEAMFGVNLNPLCKPQDVSYTFLPNMSYFEFIPVGEGNDTIVDLVNVKLGRYYELVVTNYAGLHRYRVGDVLQVTGFYNSVPQFKFIRRQNVVLSVYLEATTEEDLLKGVTHATQVTMFSTGNSKATTRMALVSLTPICWWNVAQ; translated from the exons ATGATTAACCTCACGGAAGAAGATGCTGGCTTAGCTGTGCTAGAGAAGTTGACGTCCAACGTGAAGCAAATACAAGATGCGGTACTGAAAGAGATACTAACATGTGATGCCAACACGGAATACCTTCGGAGTTTTCTCCGTGGGAGTTCAGATAAAGAGCTTTTTAAGAAGAATGTTCCGGTAGGAACCTATGAAGATTTTAAGCCATACATTGAGCGTGTCGTGAATGGCGAGCCATCAGAGATCATTTCGGGCAAGCCTATTACTGGATTCATACTAAC GTCTGGAACTTCAGGCGGAAAACAGAAGTTGATACCTTTGAATAACAAGTACTTGGAGAACGCTAGATTATTATTTGATCTTCGATACCTCGTATTATCCAA GCATGTCGATGGTCACAACGAAGGAAAAGGGCTGCATCTCATCTTCCTTAAACCAGCTTCCAAAACTCCATCTGGTTTGCCAGCTTCATATGCTACTACACATTTCATGAAAAGCGATTACTATGTGAAGAACCTACCATCATATTGGGATACTTCGAGCACAAGTCCCACTGAAATCAAATTTTGTCCTGACAATAAACAAAGTCTATACTGTCATCTCCTTTGTGGTCTTGTCCTGAGAGATGAAGTTACAAGAGTAAGTGCTAACTTTGCTTCTATCTTGGTTCAAGGAATCACTTTTCTTGAAAACTTTTGGAAAGAAATGTGTAGTAACATACGATCAGGTCAGCTTAGTTATTGGATCACTGATAACTGCAAGGACTCTGTTTCCATGATACTTGGAGGGCCTAATCCTCAACTGGCAGATATAATAGAAGACATATGCAACCAGAAGTCATGGAAAGGTATTATTCCACAGCTTTGGCCCAAAACCAAATATATCGAATGCATTGTTACAGGACAGATGGCTCAACATGTTCCATTATTGGAGTTTTATGTAAATGATCTACCTCTCGTTTCCCCAAACTATGCTTCTTCTGAAGCCATGTTTGGGGTAAATTTGAATCCTCTATGCAAACCACAAGATGTCTCCTACACATTTCTACCCAATATGTCATACTTTGAGTTTATACCGGTTGGTGAAGGAAACGACACAATTGTTGATCTTGTGAACGTAAAGTTAGGTCGCTACTATGAACTTGTAGTCACTAATTATGCTG GTTTACATCGTTATAGAGTGGGTG ACGTTCTACAAGTGACTGGATTTTACAATAGTGTACCACAATTTAAATTTATTCGAAGACAAAACGTGGTCCTAAGTGTTTATTTGGAGGCAACAACAGAAGAAGACCTTTTAAAAGGAGTGACTCATGCAACACAA GTCACTATGTTCTCTACTGGGAACTCAAAGGCAACAACGAGGATGGCATTAGTGAGCTTAACACCAATATGTTGGTGGAATGTTGCTCAGTAG